The Streptomyces spororaveus genome includes a region encoding these proteins:
- a CDS encoding cold-shock protein, giving the protein MAAGTVKWFNAEKGFGFIEQDGGGADVFAHYSNIAAQGFRELNEGQKVTFDIAQGQKGPTAENIVPA; this is encoded by the coding sequence ATGGCTGCTGGTACCGTCAAGTGGTTCAACGCGGAAAAGGGTTTCGGCTTCATCGAGCAGGACGGTGGCGGCGCTGACGTGTTCGCCCACTACTCGAACATCGCCGCCCAGGGCTTCCGCGAGCTGAACGAGGGCCAGAAGGTCACCTTCGACATCGCGCAGGGCCAGAAGGGCCCGACGGCCGAGAACATCGTTCCCGCCTGA
- a CDS encoding transposase, whose product MRVVGVCSLDDVLFPGVDVRLEAMQFTAEALVVVAAACGPPPRCPGCRARARRVHSCYERSLAERPLSGRKLLVRLRVRRFFCDWASCPRRTFVEQVSGLSERYRRSSLGLKTWLRQVELGGRAGERLCRRMHLAAGRTRLLELLELLEPPTAPERSPRVLGVDEFAFRKGRTYGTILVDVEAGRVVDVLPDRTSETFAAWLRDHPGAEILGSRDSLWHRTVRAAR is encoded by the coding sequence ATGCGTGTGGTGGGGGTTTGCTCGCTGGATGATGTGCTGTTCCCGGGCGTCGATGTGCGTTTGGAGGCCATGCAGTTCACGGCGGAGGCCCTGGTCGTGGTGGCGGCCGCTTGCGGGCCGCCACCTAGATGCCCGGGATGCCGTGCCCGAGCTCGGCGGGTGCATTCGTGCTACGAGCGGTCTCTGGCCGAGCGGCCCTTGTCTGGGAGAAAGCTGCTCGTGCGGCTGCGGGTCCGGCGGTTCTTCTGCGACTGGGCCTCGTGTCCACGGCGGACGTTTGTCGAGCAGGTCAGCGGGCTGAGCGAGCGTTATCGCCGCTCCAGCCTCGGGCTGAAGACCTGGCTCCGCCAGGTCGAGCTCGGCGGGCGGGCCGGCGAACGGCTGTGCCGCCGCATGCACCTCGCCGCCGGACGCACGCGACTGCTGGAGCTGCTGGAGCTGCTGGAACCACCGACGGCGCCGGAACGGTCTCCGCGAGTGCTCGGAGTCGACGAGTTCGCCTTCCGCAAGGGCCGCACCTACGGCACGATCCTCGTCGACGTGGAAGCCGGCCGCGTCGTGGACGTCCTGCCCGACCGCACCTCCGAGACCTTCGCTGCCTGGCTGCGCGACCATCCCGGCGCCGAGATCCTCGGATCCAGAGACTCGCTCTGGCATCGCACGGTCCGAGCCGCCCGGTGA
- a CDS encoding MMPL family transporter, whose translation MKPSRRRAWLTVVLAMLAAVCAGVLAPTAMASLATGGSVATGIEAVHAQRRAERLGVPSPDLFLALSPAGTHPAQPPLADGVVAVAAALAGDREVAGVWTPTARENTWLRSRDGKTMLVAARLKKTDGQPPPDVSRLIKAARTAAGGLRVEASGPAAANEEIDETSARDLMRAELITAPVLFLLLVFAYGSLVAALLPVLVAVLAVGCTIPVLGLLAQVTEVSWAAVNAASAIGAGLAVDYSLFLLARVREQRARGDSAQQALSTALHSTRRSIVFSAAAITACLAAALVVPVPVLRALSMAGMIVAILSAAVALLVLPAFLRLLGPHTYAFDPLSRWRRTHHENGSKFWRSTARTVTTRPLLTTALAAVLLGVITLPLGHARLGLADERTLPPSAPAAAAAQHVRDAFAAPPERLLTLVVTGPDTARGLPAYTQRLARVPHIIGVRIVRPAQPANGPSLTGRPSPAAVLLLASAADPGTEQAATVVRAVRATTAPGAVLVGGRAAEVTDTITAIRNTMPLCFLLLACALLTLLAAYTRTIIAPIKAVLVAVASLGASLGILVVLFQDGHGRTLVGNFTVTGTLDTPMLLFTLFVTLALSIDYEIFLLGRIREEYDRTGSNRTAVIDGIARTGRLVSSAAAALALSAAAMGTSDVSLLKFTGLGIAIGALVDAVLVRGILVPAVMAALGPANWWTPAPWRKPVTAS comes from the coding sequence ATGAAACCGTCGAGACGACGAGCCTGGCTGACCGTGGTCCTGGCGATGCTGGCCGCGGTGTGCGCCGGTGTCCTGGCGCCGACTGCGATGGCATCGCTGGCCACCGGCGGCTCGGTGGCCACCGGGATCGAAGCAGTGCACGCCCAGCGGCGGGCCGAACGGCTGGGTGTTCCCTCTCCAGACCTGTTCCTCGCCCTGTCCCCCGCCGGAACGCACCCGGCGCAGCCGCCTTTGGCAGACGGCGTCGTGGCAGTGGCCGCAGCCCTGGCCGGCGACCGCGAAGTGGCCGGCGTATGGACCCCCACCGCGCGCGAGAACACGTGGTTGCGCTCCCGGGATGGCAAGACCATGCTGGTCGCCGCCCGTTTGAAGAAGACGGACGGACAGCCCCCGCCTGATGTCTCCCGCCTGATCAAAGCCGCCCGCACGGCGGCCGGCGGCCTGCGGGTGGAAGCCAGCGGTCCAGCTGCCGCCAACGAGGAAATCGACGAAACAAGCGCACGCGACCTCATGCGGGCAGAGCTGATCACAGCTCCCGTACTGTTCCTGCTGCTGGTCTTCGCCTACGGCTCCCTGGTAGCCGCCCTCCTGCCGGTCCTGGTGGCCGTGCTGGCAGTCGGCTGCACCATCCCCGTGCTGGGACTGCTCGCCCAGGTCACCGAAGTCTCCTGGGCAGCGGTCAACGCCGCCTCAGCGATCGGCGCGGGACTCGCAGTCGACTACAGCCTCTTCCTCTTGGCCCGGGTCCGCGAGCAGCGCGCACGAGGCGACAGCGCACAGCAAGCGCTGTCCACCGCGCTGCACTCCACCAGGCGGTCCATCGTCTTCTCCGCCGCCGCGATCACCGCCTGCCTCGCGGCCGCACTGGTGGTGCCCGTACCGGTATTGCGCGCCCTGTCCATGGCGGGCATGATCGTCGCGATCCTGTCCGCCGCCGTTGCCCTGCTAGTACTACCCGCTTTCCTGCGTCTGCTCGGCCCGCACACCTACGCTTTCGATCCCTTGTCCCGGTGGCGACGCACACACCACGAGAACGGCAGCAAATTCTGGCGGTCCACCGCCCGCACGGTCACCACACGTCCCCTGCTCACCACCGCTCTCGCGGCCGTCCTGCTGGGAGTGATCACGCTGCCGCTTGGCCACGCCCGGCTCGGCCTGGCGGACGAGCGCACTTTGCCGCCCTCCGCCCCGGCGGCGGCCGCCGCCCAGCACGTCAGGGACGCCTTCGCCGCCCCACCCGAACGGCTGCTGACCTTGGTCGTCACCGGCCCCGATACCGCCCGAGGCCTGCCCGCCTACACGCAACGACTGGCCCGCGTCCCCCACATCATCGGCGTCCGCATCGTGCGCCCCGCCCAGCCCGCGAACGGACCCAGCCTCACCGGCCGCCCCTCCCCCGCCGCCGTGCTCCTGCTCGCCTCAGCCGCCGACCCCGGCACCGAGCAGGCGGCAACAGTCGTACGGGCCGTACGAGCCACAACCGCACCCGGGGCCGTCCTGGTGGGCGGCCGGGCCGCAGAGGTCACCGACACCATCACGGCCATCCGCAACACCATGCCCCTGTGCTTCCTCCTCCTGGCCTGCGCACTCCTGACCCTCCTCGCTGCCTACACCCGCACGATCATCGCTCCGATCAAAGCCGTCCTGGTCGCCGTGGCCAGCCTGGGAGCCAGCCTCGGCATCCTGGTAGTCCTGTTCCAAGACGGCCACGGCCGCACCCTGGTCGGCAACTTCACCGTGACAGGAACCCTCGACACCCCCATGCTCCTGTTCACCCTCTTCGTCACCCTCGCCCTGTCCATCGACTACGAGATCTTCCTCCTCGGCCGCATCCGCGAGGAATACGACCGCACCGGCAGCAACCGCACCGCCGTCATCGATGGCATCGCCCGCACCGGCCGCCTCGTCAGCAGTGCCGCCGCAGCCCTCGCCCTGTCCGCCGCAGCCATGGGCACCTCAGACGTCAGCCTCCTCAAATTCACCGGCCTCGGCATCGCCATCGGCGCCCTGGTCGACGCCGTTCTCGTACGCGGCATCCTCGTCCCTGCCGTCATGGCAGCACTCGGCCCCGCCAACTGGTGGACGCCCGCACCATGGCGAAAACCCGTCACCGCCTCCTGA